A part of Thermoanaerobaculia bacterium genomic DNA contains:
- the ctaD gene encoding cytochrome c oxidase subunit I encodes MLGFFRTVGHKEIGKRYVFTAFFFFLLGGIQAALMRIQLAVPENHFLSPDRYDRFFTTHGSTMMFLFAVPVMEGMAVYFVPLMVGTRNVAFPRMNAFGYYLYLIGGLFLYTGVFLGAGPQAGWFAYTPLSERAFTPDKGVDIWSQMITFTEISALVVAIELISTIFKQRVPGMSLHRVPLYVWSMLVTSFMILFAMPAVMIASGFLATDRLVATQFFIPSSGGDPLLWQHLFWFFGHPEVYIIFIPALGFVSTIVATAARRPVFGYTAMVLSLVATAFLGFSLWVHHMFATGLPQMGSSFFTAASMMIAVPSGVQIFCWIATLWGRRPKLTASLLFVLGFVFIFVIGGMTGVMLASVPLDLQVHDTFFVVAHFHYVLIGGAVFPLFGAIYHWFPKWTGRRMSETLGRWNFGLFFVGFNMTFFPMHILGLHGMPRRVYTYRPETGWGALNLLASIGAAVIAASVVVFVVNVLRSARRGDPAENPWDASTLEWAASSPPEPYNFERLPVVEGREALWCRSPEAPVVTGIRDDRRQILVTRPLDAEPDHRPTLPGPSIWPFFMALSVGVGLTWGIFQARAFVVSAVLSAISMTAWFWPKGEPQPPSREGNA; translated from the coding sequence GTGCTCGGCTTCTTCCGGACGGTCGGCCACAAGGAGATCGGGAAACGCTACGTCTTCACGGCATTCTTCTTCTTCCTCCTCGGCGGGATCCAGGCGGCGCTGATGCGGATCCAGCTCGCGGTCCCGGAGAACCATTTCCTGTCGCCCGACCGGTACGACCGGTTCTTCACGACGCACGGGAGCACGATGATGTTCCTGTTCGCCGTCCCCGTGATGGAAGGAATGGCGGTCTACTTCGTCCCCCTCATGGTCGGCACGCGCAACGTCGCTTTTCCGCGGATGAACGCGTTCGGCTACTACCTGTACCTGATCGGCGGGCTCTTCCTGTACACGGGGGTGTTCCTCGGAGCGGGGCCCCAGGCCGGCTGGTTCGCCTACACGCCGTTGTCCGAGCGGGCCTTCACTCCCGACAAGGGGGTCGACATCTGGTCCCAGATGATCACGTTCACGGAGATCTCGGCGCTCGTCGTCGCGATCGAGCTGATCTCGACGATCTTCAAGCAGCGGGTTCCCGGAATGTCGCTCCACCGCGTGCCGCTCTATGTCTGGTCGATGCTCGTGACCTCCTTCATGATCCTCTTCGCGATGCCCGCGGTGATGATCGCGAGCGGGTTCCTCGCCACCGACCGGCTCGTCGCGACGCAGTTCTTCATCCCGTCGTCGGGCGGCGACCCTCTCCTCTGGCAGCATCTCTTCTGGTTCTTCGGGCATCCGGAGGTCTACATCATCTTCATCCCCGCGCTCGGATTCGTCTCGACGATCGTCGCGACCGCCGCGCGGCGGCCGGTCTTCGGCTACACCGCGATGGTCCTGTCCCTCGTCGCGACGGCGTTCCTCGGCTTCAGCCTGTGGGTCCACCACATGTTCGCGACCGGCCTCCCGCAGATGGGATCGAGCTTCTTCACGGCCGCGAGCATGATGATCGCGGTTCCGAGCGGCGTTCAGATCTTCTGCTGGATCGCGACCCTCTGGGGCCGGCGGCCGAAGCTCACGGCCTCGCTCCTGTTCGTGCTCGGGTTCGTCTTCATCTTCGTGATCGGCGGGATGACGGGGGTGATGCTCGCTTCGGTCCCGCTCGACCTCCAGGTCCACGACACGTTCTTCGTCGTCGCGCATTTCCACTACGTCCTCATCGGAGGCGCGGTCTTCCCGCTCTTCGGAGCGATCTACCACTGGTTCCCGAAGTGGACGGGCCGCCGGATGTCGGAGACTCTCGGCCGCTGGAATTTCGGCCTCTTCTTCGTCGGCTTCAACATGACGTTCTTTCCGATGCACATCCTCGGGCTCCACGGGATGCCCCGGCGGGTCTACACCTACCGCCCCGAGACGGGATGGGGGGCGCTCAATCTCCTCGCCTCGATCGGGGCCGCCGTGATCGCGGCGAGCGTCGTCGTCTTCGTCGTGAACGTCCTCCGGAGCGCGAGGCGCGGCGATCCCGCGGAGAACCCGTGGGACGCCTCGACTCTCGAGTGGGCGGCCTCGTCGCCCCCCGAGCCGTACAACTTCGAGCGGCTGCCGGTCGTCGAGGGTCGGGAGGCGCTCTGGTGCCGGTCCCCCGAGGCGCCCGTGGTCACCGGGATCCGCGACGACCGCCGGCAGATCCTCGTCACGCGCCCGCTCGACGCGGAGCCGGACCATCGGCCGACGCTGCCGGGCCCCTCGATCTGGCCCTTCTTCATGGCGCTCT
- the coxB gene encoding cytochrome c oxidase subunit II translates to MAGRVASSVLGPAGPQAQAIAGLWWLMLAICGTIFLVVLALLLVAIVRRRGEEPERRPGAPAAERRRRAAVTVGASATAAILVIFLLASISTGRTASPEEDPGGELTIDLYGHQWWWEVRYPAFPPSDSALTANEIHVPVGRMVLLRATSRDVIHSFWAPNVDGKKDLIPGRWTLTRFRVDRPGVFRGQCAEYCGDQHAHMAFLVVAEPEPDFEAWLAAQRASAVESAGAVEDRGRLLFQASSCPICHAIRGTPAAGSLGPDLTHFGGRATIGAATLANDPAHLAGWVLDPQKIKPGAAMPPNALSGPDAAALAAYLESLR, encoded by the coding sequence GTGGCGGGAAGGGTCGCATCTTCGGTCCTGGGTCCGGCCGGTCCACAGGCGCAGGCGATCGCCGGCCTCTGGTGGCTGATGCTCGCGATCTGCGGAACGATCTTCCTGGTCGTTCTCGCGCTCCTCCTCGTCGCGATCGTCCGGCGCCGCGGAGAGGAGCCGGAGCGCCGCCCGGGAGCGCCGGCCGCCGAGAGACGCCGGCGGGCGGCCGTCACCGTGGGAGCGTCGGCGACGGCGGCGATCCTCGTGATCTTCCTGCTCGCGAGCATCTCGACGGGACGGACGGCCTCTCCCGAAGAGGACCCCGGGGGCGAGCTGACGATCGACCTGTACGGCCACCAGTGGTGGTGGGAAGTCCGTTACCCCGCCTTCCCTCCGTCGGATTCGGCCCTCACCGCCAACGAGATCCACGTTCCGGTCGGACGGATGGTCCTGCTTCGCGCGACGTCGCGCGACGTCATCCACAGCTTCTGGGCGCCCAACGTGGACGGAAAGAAGGATCTGATCCCCGGGCGCTGGACGCTGACCCGGTTCCGCGTCGATCGCCCCGGAGTGTTTCGAGGGCAGTGCGCCGAATATTGCGGCGACCAGCACGCGCACATGGCGTTCCTCGTCGTCGCGGAGCCGGAACCGGATTTCGAGGCGTGGCTCGCCGCCCAGCGCGCTTCCGCCGTCGAGTCCGCCGGAGCGGTCGAAGATCGCGGCCGCCTCCTGTTCCAGGCGTCCTCCTGCCCGATCTGCCACGCGATCCGGGGGACGCCGGCGGCGGGGTCCCTCGGACCCGATCTCACGCACTTCGGCGGGCGCGCCACGATCGGGGCGGCGACGCTCGCCAACGATCCGGCCCACCTCGCGGGGTGGGTGCTCGATCCGCAGAAGATCAAGCCGGGGGCGGCGATGCCGCCCAACGCGCTCTCGGGGCCCGACGCGGCGGCGCTCGCCGCCTACCTGGAGAGCCTCCGGTGA
- a CDS encoding menaquinone biosynthesis decarboxylase yields MSHRDLSSFLETLRRRGDLATIRERVSPILEITEIADRLVKSGGPALLFENVEGSEFPVAINLFASRARMLEALGIGSWEEWEERLDFFLDPKPPEGFLGKLRALPKVADLASVFPRTVRSAPCQEVVETGDAVDLGRLPVLQCWPQDAGRFITMPLVITRDPATGRSNVGMYRMQVYDRNTTGMHWQKHKDGAGQARGYAREGRRMEVAAAIGADPATVFSAIAPLPPGVSELLFAGFLRGESVPVVPAKTVDVMVPAEAEFVLEGWVDPREIRREGPFGDHTGFYSLDDDFPVFHVTAVTRRSRPVYLTTIVGRPPMEDGFMGEAVERLFLPLVRKTIPDIVDMALPVEGIFHNLMIVSIDKRYPGQARKVMHAIWGTGQMMFTKVIVVVDAGTNVHDPAEVAWKALNHIDPQRDFEFALGPIDELDHASRAACFGSHVGIDATRKLPAEGFDRRWPDEIVMDPDVKRKIDILWPRIFPGT; encoded by the coding sequence GATCGCCGACCGGCTCGTCAAATCGGGAGGTCCGGCGCTCCTCTTCGAGAACGTCGAGGGGTCGGAGTTCCCGGTCGCGATCAACCTCTTCGCGTCGCGCGCCCGCATGCTCGAGGCGCTCGGCATCGGATCGTGGGAGGAGTGGGAGGAACGACTCGATTTCTTCCTCGATCCGAAGCCGCCGGAAGGGTTCCTCGGGAAGCTCCGGGCGCTCCCGAAGGTGGCGGACCTGGCGTCGGTCTTTCCCAGGACCGTCCGGAGCGCGCCCTGCCAGGAAGTCGTCGAGACGGGGGATGCGGTCGATCTCGGCCGCCTGCCGGTTCTCCAGTGCTGGCCTCAGGATGCCGGCCGCTTCATCACGATGCCGCTCGTCATCACGCGCGACCCGGCGACCGGCCGGAGCAACGTGGGGATGTACCGGATGCAGGTGTACGACCGGAACACGACCGGCATGCACTGGCAGAAGCACAAGGACGGCGCCGGGCAGGCCCGAGGCTACGCGCGCGAGGGCCGGCGGATGGAAGTGGCGGCGGCGATCGGCGCGGACCCGGCGACGGTCTTTTCCGCGATCGCTCCGCTCCCGCCCGGCGTCTCGGAGCTCCTGTTCGCCGGGTTCCTCCGCGGCGAGAGCGTGCCGGTCGTCCCGGCGAAGACCGTCGACGTCATGGTGCCGGCCGAGGCCGAGTTCGTCCTCGAAGGTTGGGTCGATCCCCGCGAGATCCGGCGGGAAGGGCCCTTCGGGGACCACACGGGCTTCTATTCGCTGGACGATGACTTCCCCGTCTTCCACGTCACGGCGGTGACGCGGCGCTCCCGTCCCGTCTACCTCACGACGATCGTGGGAAGGCCGCCCATGGAGGACGGCTTCATGGGCGAGGCCGTCGAGCGCCTGTTTCTCCCGCTCGTCCGCAAGACGATCCCCGACATCGTCGACATGGCGCTTCCCGTCGAGGGGATCTTCCACAATCTGATGATCGTCTCGATCGACAAGCGCTATCCCGGCCAGGCGCGCAAGGTGATGCACGCGATCTGGGGGACCGGACAGATGATGTTCACGAAAGTGATCGTCGTCGTCGACGCGGGCACGAATGTCCACGATCCCGCGGAGGTCGCCTGGAAGGCGCTCAACCACATCGACCCGCAGCGCGACTTCGAGTTCGCGCTCGGTCCGATCGACGAGCTCGATCATGCTTCGCGCGCCGCGTGCTTCGGGTCGCACGTGGGGATCGACGCGACGCGTAAGCTCCCGGCGGAGGGGTTCGACCGCCGCTGGCCGGACGAGATCGTCATGGATCCGGACGTGAAGCGAAAGATCGACATCCTCTGGCCGCGGATCTTCCCCGGAACCTGA